One genomic window of Cololabis saira isolate AMF1-May2022 chromosome 3, fColSai1.1, whole genome shotgun sequence includes the following:
- the iffo1b gene encoding non-homologous end joining factor IFFO1: MPDLQRFSFKYHSMNPLLGANAHLHHQHPQHFQAPGHPDSPSALLPDAGFLLLAEQPIPGPDQLGPDQLGPSSQTSPFLQQSLGSPYQPRAAAAPHPPAAMALRNDLGSNISVLKTLNLRFRCFLAKVHELERRNKILEKQLQQALDANKGCQGGCCENKGRTQETGVQTGFVGTIALRPGSLPFHNTNNSARRPTTLFPTTFPPAATENLNSSPANTCNPAIILSQASPCVDSPGSVSSKTVQNSSTGPCNSTNPPPRFLPGTIWSYNHTRKFGPGAERLTSPGVSWRHPDGVGVQIDTITPEIRALYNVLAKVKRERDEYKRRWEEEYTMRMDLQQKIEDLQEDLHESEGCQDELALRVQQLKGELVLFKGLMSNNLSDLDSKIQEKAMKVDMDICRRIDITARLCDVAQQRNCEDVIQMYQSPALNVPNNQSSLNCRRKQTPQSFNGNECDEPVSASESDGGVVKEEEHFGSSANQINEEMQRMLNQLRECEFEDDCDSLAWEETEETLLLWEDFPGCTLPPDPTHPPGEEDCLEKVINDTECLFKSREKEYQETIDQIELELATAKSDMNRHLHEYMEMCSMKRGLDVQMETCRRLITQSGDDSNPPAPASAAENDQRENEKSSAPPPPPSSRAGTS, encoded by the exons ATGCCAGATCTGCAGCGCTTTAGTTTTAAATACCATAGTATGAATCCTTTGCTGGGGGCCAACGCGCATCTCCATCATCAGCACCCGCAGCACTTCCAGGCCCCCGGACACCCAGACTCCCCCTCCGCCCTGCTGCCCGACGCCGGCTTCCTCCTGTTGGCCGAGCAGCCCATCCCGGGGCCCGATCAGCTGGGGCCCGATCAGCTGGGGCCCTCCTCCCAGACCTCACCTTTCCTCCAGCAGAGCCTGGGCAGCCCGTACCAGCCCCGCGCAGCCGCAGCGCCGCACCCGCCTGCAGCCATGGCCCTCAGAAACGACCTGGGCTCCAACATCAGCGTCCTCAAAACCCTCAACCTCAGGTTCAGGTGCTTTCTGGCCAAAGTGCACGAGCTGGAGCGCAGGAACAAGATCCTGGagaagcagctgcagcaggcACTGGATGCCAACAAGGGCTGCCAAGGTGGGTGCTGTGAGAACAAGGGGCGCACCCAGGAGACAGGGGTGCAGACCGGGTTTGTGGGGACTATAGCGCTCAGGCCCGGCTCCCTGCCCTTCCACAACACCAACAACTCAGCCAGGAGGCCTACCACCCTCTTCCCAACAACCTTTCCACCAGCAGCCACAGAAAACTTAAATTCATCCCCAGCTAACACTTGTAACCCAGCCATTATTCTCAGCCAGGCCTCCCCCTGCGTGGACTCTCCAGGATCCGTTTCGAGTAAAACGGTCCAAAACAGCAGCACAGGCCCGTGCAACTCCACCAACCCACCCCCACGGTTCCTCCCAGGCACCATCTGGTCCTACAACCACACCCGCAAGTTTGGACCCGGGGCAGAGCGCCTGACCAGCCCCGGGGTGTCCTGGAGGCATCCGGATGGAGTCGGGGTCCAGATTGACACCATCACCCCAGAAATAAGAGCTTTGTATAATGTCCTGGCTAAAgtgaagagggagagagatgAGTATAAACGCAG ATGGGAGGAAGAATACACGATGAGGATGGATCTGCAGCAGAAGATTGAAGACCTACAAGAG GACCTGCATGAGAGTGAAGGCTGCCAGGACGAGCTGGCTCTCAGGGTGCAGCAGCTGAAGGGGGAGCTGGTTCTTTTCAAAGGCCTCATGAGCAAT AATCTGTCTGACTTGGACAGTAAAATTCAGGAGAAAGCCATGAAAGTGGACATGGACATTTGCCGCAGGATCGACATCACCGCTCGCCTTTGTGATGTCGCCCAGCAGAGGAACTGTGAAGATGTGATCCAGATGTACCAGTCACCAGCCCTAAAT GTTCCCAACAACCAGTCATCCCTGAACTGCAGGCGTAAACAAACCCCTCAGTCTTTTAATGGGAATGAGTGTGATGAACCTGTCAGCGCCTCTGAGAGTGATGGAGGTGTGGTTAAAGAGGAGGAGCACTTTGGCTCATCGGCCAATCAGATCAACGAGGAGATGCAGAGGATGCTGAACCAGCT ACGTGAATGCGAATTTGAAGATGACTGTGACAGTTTGGCTTGGGAGGAGACTGAAGAGACCCTGCTTCTTTGGGAAGACTTCCCAGGATGCACTCTGCCTCCAGATCCCACCCACCCACCAGGAGAG GAGGATTGTCTGGAAAAAGTAATTAACGACACGGAATGCCTGTTCAAGTCACGAGAGAAGGAATACCAAGAGACGATTGACCAGATTGAG CTGGAGCTGGCCACAGCCAAGAGCGACATGAACCGGCACCTGCACGAGTACATGGAGATGTGCTCGATGAAGAGGGGTCTGGATGTGCAGATGGAGACCTGCAGGAGGCTCATCACACAGAGTGGCGACGACAG CAACCCTCCTGCGCCTGCATCAGCAGCGGAGAATGACCAGAGAGAAAACGAGAAGTCTTcagcacctcctcctcctccttcctcgaGAGCTGGGACTTCTTGA
- the si:dkey-260g12.1 gene encoding uncharacterized protein si:dkey-260g12.1 — protein sequence MGFVQYFVTVLLSAALVLSSPTRTRRSIGTPMFCPAGKYLKTDTECELCDPGSYTSENNCEESCHLCFRDCLTKYHLKVDQNCTSTSDLRCVCEPGFRCTDWTISNNCRECEDIQEDITETTTVIISGKETTSPSSFAQTEPCVSPKCGPQLDSTTAHPIDPESTNTQLAAVLSAAVFFGCVFLMILICICHSRDETCFRQTIAKLCNQEGQNTTQTLKEPSHQFPRNSFFAKQPLSCPSAANPGPVHVHNPGTVIFSLLSQFTDCQIGSTVPNGKTAETPNNEEEDERDCPVFHPTSSPSIHFSEEERSGEIDNIFFPFQEQGKECHVSKEEVL from the exons ATGGGGTTTGTGCAATACTTTGTGACTGTCCTGTTGTCTGCAGCATTGGTGCTCTCCTCACCCACG CGGACAcggaggagtattgggacacCTATGTTTTGTCCTGCTG GGAAGTATCTGAAGACCGATACGGAGTGTGAACTCTGTGATCCTGGAAGCTACACATCTGAGAACAACTGCGAGGAGAGCTGCCATCTCTGCTTCAGAGACTGCTTAACAA AATACCACCTGAAAGTGGATCAGAACTGCACAAGTACATCAGACCTGAGGTGTGTCTGCGAGCCGGGTTTCAGATGCACTGACTGGACAATCTCAAATAACTGCAGAGAATGTGAAGATATCCAGGAGGACATAACTG AAACAACTACAGTGATTATCTCAGGAAAAGAGACGACGTCGCCATCTTCCTTTGCTCAGACCGAACCCTGCGTGTCCCCCAA GTGTGGCCCTCAGTTGGACAGCACAACAGCACACCCTATTGATCCAG AGAGCACAAACACTCAGCTGGCAGCCGTCTTGAGTGCAGCAGTTTTCTTCGGATGTGTGTTCCTTATGATCCTGATCTGCATCTGTCACTCACGTGATGAAACGTGCTTCAGGCAAA CCATTGCAAAGCTGTGTAATCAG gagGGACAGAACACCACCCAGACACTGAAGGAGCCATCTCATCAGTTCCCCAGAAACTCATTCTTTGCAAAGCAGCCGCTGTCATGTCCTTCAGCAGCCAATCCGG GTCCGGTCCATGTCCACAACCCGGGAACAGTCATCTTTAGCTTGCTAAGTCAGTTCACTGATTGCCAGATTGGGTCGACCGTTCCCAACGGGAAGACAGCAGAGACGCCCAACAACGAAGAAGAAGACGAGAGGGACTGTCCTGTGTTTCATCCAACATCTTCGCCCAGCATTCACTTCTCTGAGGAGGAGAGAAGTGGGGAGATCGACAACATTTTCTTCCCCTTtcaggagcaggggaaagagtGCCACGTGTCAAAGGAGGAGGTGCTCTGA
- the gapdh gene encoding glyceraldehyde-3-phosphate dehydrogenase, translated as MKVGINGFGRIGRLVTRAAFHSKKVEIVAINDPFIDLEYMAYMFKYDSTHGRFHGEVHIEGDKLVIDGHKVTIFHERDPTHIKWGDAGAQYVVESTGVFTTIEKASAHLKGGAKRVIISAPSADAPMFVMGVNHEKYDKSLTVVSNASCTTNCLAPLAKVINDNFHIIEGLMSTVHAITATQKTVDGPSGKLWRDGRGASQNIIPASTGAAKAVGKVIPELNGKLTGMAFRVPTPNVSVVDLTVRLEKPAKYDDIKKVLKAAAEGPMKGILGYTEHQVVSTDFNGDTHSSIFDAGAGIALNDHFVKLVSWYDNEFGYSNRVCDLMAHMATKE; from the exons ATGAAAGTCGGTATCAATGG ATTCGGGCGCATCGGTCGTCTGGTGACCCGTGCTGCCTTCCACTCCAAGAAGGTGGAAATTGTGGCCATCAATGACCCATTCATTGACCTGGAATACATG GCTTACATGTTCAAGTATGACTCCACCCACGGACGTTTCCACGGTGAGGTCCATATTGAGGGAGACAAGCTTGTCATTGATGGACACAAGGTCACCATCTTCCATGA GAGGGACCCCACCCACATCAAATGGGGTGATGCTGGTGCCCAGTACGTTGTGGAGTCCACTGGTGTGTTCACCACCATTGAGAAGGCCTCT GCTCACTTGAAGGGTGGTGCCAAGAGAGTCATCATCTCTGCACCCAGTGCCGATGCTCCTATGTTCGTCATGGGTGTCAACCACGAGAAGTACGACAAATCCCTCACAGTTGTCAG CAATGCCTCCTGCACAACCAACTGTCTGGCTCCTTTGGCCAAGGTCATCAACGACAACTTCCACATCATTGAGGGTCTGATG AGCACAGTTCATGCCATCACTGCCACCCAGAAGACCGTGGACGGGCCCTCTGGTAAGCTGTGGAGGGATGGCCGTGGTGCCAGCCAGAACATCATCCCCGCCTCCACTGGCGCCGCCAAGGCTGTCGGCAAAGTTATCCCTGAGCTCAATGG CAAGCTGACTGGTATGGCTTTCCGTGTGCCCACCCCCAATGTGTCAGTGGTTGATCTGACCGTCCGTCTGGAGAAGCCA GCTAAATATGATGACATCAAGAAGGTTCTGAAGGCTGCAGCTGAGGGACCCATGAAgggcattctgggatacacagAGCACCAG GTCGTCTCCACAGACTTCAACGGTGATACCCACTCCTCTATCTTTGATGCCGGCGCTGGCATCGCTCTTAACGATCACTTTGTCAAGCTGGTCTCATG GTACGACAATGAGTTCGGCTACAGCAACCGCGTCTGCGACCTCATGGCCCACATGGCAACCAAGGAATAA
- the nppcl gene encoding C-type natriuretic peptide-like produces MLCPVLLCATLLLLTPFEITEARALHPPADAAQFMEQFLERYNDLLTLDDLENLLNSQPEEQSTVPSGVKAAEFPKWADAQVQSETPWLRLLKGALANQKRAEPDRSRRGWNRGCFGLKLDRIGSMSGLGC; encoded by the exons ATGCTGTGTCCTGTGCTGCTTTGTGCCACTCTGCTCCTCCTGACTCCGTTTGAGATCACAGAGGCACGCGCTCTGCATCCTCCCGCCGATGCTGCGCAG TTTATGGAGCAGTTTCTGGAGCGCTATAATGACCTTCTGACCCTGGACGATCTGGAGAACCTGCTAAACAGCCAGCCGGAGGAGCAGTCCACAGTCCCCTCTGGGGTCAAAGCAGCCGAATTCCCGAAATGGGCTGATGCTCAGGTGCAGTCGGAGACCCCCTGGCTCCGGCTGCTGAAGGGGGCCCTGGCCAACCAGAAACGAGCAGAGCCAGATCGCTCACGGAGGGGATGGAACCGGGGATGCTTCGGCCTGAAGCTTGATCGGATCGGGTCCATGAGTGGACTGGGCTGTTAG